The Triticum urartu cultivar G1812 chromosome 5, Tu2.1, whole genome shotgun sequence genome contains the following window.
CAACATGTCATCATGTTTCATTATAAACGGGAGCGTCATACAACCTTTTGAATACCGTACGAGAGCACTCTTTTGTTGTTGCTAAGGTTTTTGTCTATGTCGATTCGTACTTTATTCAGAGACGTGAACCGATGATGACAGACTCAAGGTCCTGCATCCTGTCACACTGTGCACGGACCCATCCGAGACGGTTGACCTCGTTGTCATATATCACAAACAGATCCTGCATCGTAACATCTGCGAAGATCAAAATATAAAATCTTTAAAAACACGCAAGGCTTACTAGTTTCAGGACCTAGACAATGTATATCTAAATCTGAGCTTCATACCTCCAATTAAGATGAGATGCCTCAGAACACGATCCGACGAGCCATCGAGGATGGCCAAGCACGCATTCCCGTCTTTCTGCCACGGAACATACAGAGACATGTTAACCATTGTCCTTAATTAGCTCCAATGATTCACTGTCCAGTGATGCTTAATTGCTTATTAGTTGAGCTATTGAATGTTTACCGTCACGATGAGGTAGTTTTCAGGAGGGATGTCCAGGCTGCTGGTGCCGCGGGCATGGGTAAGTTTTAGTGACAGTGGCTTGAATTCATTCTTCACATCGTCGACAGATCTGAATGGCATTTTTCCTTTCCAGCATTGAGGCAGAGCACGATCCTTCACCTCTTTAAGTGATGATTTGTGGAGGGTGTCTTGAACCTGAAAGAATCAAATGTCATGAGTTCCATGTTTATTATCTCTATTCAAATGTATGGGCATCAAAGTGCACTGTGGTTTGAAATATACCTTTGAAACAAGGCCATTGTATATCTGGCCAGGCATGTAGGTGTAGGTGGCTCCACTGTCAAATACTGTGGTGAATGCTGGACTACCTCTTATCGGCTGTTCGTCAAAGAGCAGTGTTGCTGGTCCGGGTGAGTAGTAAGGCCTGGGAGAAGACGATGGTATAATGTTTGGAACCAATTGAACAGAAAACAACTATCAACCATAGTCTTCTCTAACTACACATGTTAGATTTATGCAATGCTAGCATGGGCACGGAAACCACAAACTAAAAATGAAAGCCATGATCACAAACAAGAAGTTCATGAGCGACAATTCTTACAATGATGTACTCATGGGTGCCCAGGTGACGTCGCCTGGGGGCAGCCTGAAGTCCCCAATGTACAGGTTCCCATTTCCATGGATGCTGAGGCAATGTCCAATGACATTCCTGACTATCTTCTCTTGCGCCTTAAGTTGCGCAACAAATCCTACACTTCCCCTGCCGAGTCCAAGGATGCCATCTACCGCCGGTGGCGATGGCTGCTCTAATGGCTCCTCCTGCTCGTATCCACATCTGTGCAAAAAGAGAGTGAccattcatcatcatcaacatccaaATCCAGGTGGGTACTGAGCATGCAACATTAG
Protein-coding sequences here:
- the LOC125511596 gene encoding aspartic proteinase Asp1-like isoform X1 — its product is MAAMWCPIIGLLLLLPLGPSSAIKFPLIGNIYPDGHFYATLQIGKPLKPYFLDIDTGSNLTWLECKHPDHGCNGCNQRTPHPYYKPAAHNLMVRCESWICAQLRKDQPGSPPCPNSDPHRCHYDIQYVSGRSKGDLANDMIFINRRDDMNYVFGCGYEQEEPLEQPSPPAVDGILGLGRGSVGFVAQLKAQEKIVRNVIGHCLSIHGNGNLYIGDFRLPPGDVTWAPMSTSLPYYSPGPATLLFDEQPIRGSPAFTTVFDSGATYTYMPGQIYNGLVSKVQDTLHKSSLKEVKDRALPQCWKGKMPFRSVDDVKNEFKPLSLKLTHARGTSSLDIPPENYLIVTKDGNACLAILDGSSDRVLRHLILIGDVTMQDLFVIYDNEVNRLGWVRAQCDRMQDLESVIIGSRL
- the LOC125511596 gene encoding aspartic proteinase Asp1-like isoform X2 codes for the protein MAAMWCPIIGLLLLLPLGPSSAIKFPLIGNIYPDGHFYATLQIGKPLKPYFLDIDTGSNLTWLECKHPDHGCNGCNQRTPHPYYKPAAHNLMVRCESWICAQLRKDQPGSPPCPNSDPHRCHYDIQYVSGRSKGDLANDMIFINRRDDMNYVFGCGYEQEEPLEQPSPPAVDGILGLGRGSVGFVAQLKAQEKIVRNVIGHCLSIHGNGNLYIGDFRLPPGDVTWAPMSTSLPYYSPGPATLLFDEQPIRGSPAFTTVFDSGATYTYMPGQIYNGLVSKVQDTLHKSSLKEVKDRALPQCWKGKMPFRSVDDVKNEFKPLSLKLTHARGTSSLDIPPENYLIVTKDGNACLAILDGSSDRVLRHLILIGGSVCDI